The Pyrococcus horikoshii OT3 genome includes a window with the following:
- the purB gene encoding adenylosuccinate lyase has protein sequence MAVHPIDYRYGSEEMRKIWDEKNKLQKLLDVEAALARAHAKVGNIPEESAKVISERANTKWVKLERVKEIEAEIHHDIMAVVKALSEVCGEHGKYVHLGATSNDIIDTANALLIKESLEIVERDLKELRSILKQLAEKHIGTVCIGRTHGQHAVPTTYGMKFALWLDEIQRHIERLYQLKERVLVGKMRGAVGTAASFGEKAFEIERLVMEDLGLKPARITNQIVQRDVYAELLFFLALVASTLDKMGLEIRNLQRTEILEVSEPFGEKQVGSSTMPHKRNPIRTEKVCGLARVLYSNVIPALLNNPLWHERDLTNSSVERVILPESFVLLDEMLKTMKKVLTGLEFFPENIRRNLYLTKNLIMAEPLMLKLAEKGMGRQEAHEVVRQLAMKAFRENRDLLEVAKESREITKYLTERDLEELKPENYIGKAREIVKKVIEYVEEMERRGL, from the coding sequence ATGGCGGTTCACCCAATAGATTACCGCTACGGTAGTGAGGAGATGAGGAAGATATGGGATGAAAAGAACAAGTTGCAAAAGCTACTTGACGTTGAAGCTGCCCTAGCAAGGGCTCATGCTAAGGTAGGAAACATTCCGGAAGAGAGCGCTAAGGTTATTTCGGAAAGGGCTAATACAAAGTGGGTTAAGCTTGAGAGGGTTAAGGAGATAGAGGCCGAGATCCATCATGATATAATGGCCGTCGTTAAAGCGTTAAGCGAGGTTTGCGGAGAACATGGAAAGTACGTTCATCTTGGGGCAACTTCTAATGATATAATAGATACGGCCAATGCATTGTTAATCAAGGAAAGCCTTGAGATAGTTGAAAGGGATCTTAAAGAGCTTAGATCCATTTTGAAGCAGCTTGCGGAAAAGCATATAGGTACGGTATGCATAGGGAGGACCCATGGCCAACATGCAGTTCCGACGACTTATGGAATGAAGTTCGCCCTGTGGCTTGATGAGATCCAGAGGCATATAGAGAGGTTATACCAGCTTAAGGAGAGGGTTCTCGTTGGTAAGATGAGAGGGGCCGTGGGAACTGCGGCCTCATTTGGAGAAAAAGCCTTTGAAATTGAGAGATTGGTGATGGAAGATCTTGGTCTCAAGCCTGCAAGGATAACGAATCAAATAGTGCAAAGGGATGTCTACGCTGAACTACTTTTCTTCCTGGCTTTAGTGGCTTCAACTCTGGATAAGATGGGGTTGGAGATAAGGAACCTGCAGAGGACTGAAATACTTGAGGTAAGCGAACCCTTCGGGGAGAAGCAAGTAGGTTCATCTACGATGCCCCACAAGAGGAACCCCATAAGAACTGAAAAGGTCTGTGGACTTGCGAGGGTTTTGTACTCCAACGTTATTCCGGCGTTGCTAAATAACCCACTCTGGCATGAGAGGGATTTGACGAATTCTTCCGTTGAGAGGGTTATCCTTCCAGAGAGCTTTGTATTGCTTGATGAGATGCTCAAGACCATGAAGAAGGTTTTAACTGGACTGGAGTTCTTCCCCGAGAACATAAGGAGGAACTTGTATTTAACAAAGAACTTGATCATGGCCGAGCCCCTTATGTTAAAGCTTGCCGAGAAAGGAATGGGAAGACAGGAAGCTCATGAAGTAGTAAGGCAACTTGCAATGAAAGCTTTCCGTGAAAACAGAGACCTCCTGGAAGTTGCAAAGGAAAGTAGAGAAATAACTAAGTATCTAACCGAGAGAGATCTTGAGGAGCTAAAACCAGAAAATTACATTGGCAAAGCAAGGGAAATAGTCAAAAAAGTCATTGAATATGTTGAGGAGATGGAAAGAAGGGGATTATAA
- the ridA gene encoding 2-iminobutanoate/2-iminopropanoate deaminase, translated as MKEVIFTENAPKPIGPYSQAIKAGNFLFIAGQIPIDPKTGEIVKGDIKDQTRQVLENIKAILEAAGYSLNDVIKVTVYLKDMNDFAKMNEVYAEYFGESKPARVAVEVSRLPKDVLIEIEAIAYKE; from the coding sequence ATGAAAGAGGTGATCTTTACTGAAAATGCTCCAAAGCCAATAGGTCCCTATAGTCAAGCCATTAAGGCCGGAAACTTCCTCTTTATCGCAGGCCAAATCCCAATAGATCCAAAAACTGGAGAAATAGTAAAAGGAGATATCAAGGATCAGACAAGACAGGTGTTGGAGAACATAAAGGCTATTTTGGAAGCCGCCGGTTATTCCCTCAATGATGTCATTAAGGTAACCGTTTACCTAAAGGATATGAACGACTTTGCAAAGATGAACGAGGTTTATGCTGAATACTTTGGAGAATCCAAGCCTGCAAGGGTTGCGGTAGAAGTTTCTAGGCTTCCAAAAGATGTGTTAATTGAGATAGAGGCCATAGCATATAAGGAGTAG
- a CDS encoding GNAT family N-acetyltransferase: MSIKVRIASLDDVKGIVEVYCSSVSKWVKYINGKEVEAKYDDLTVAERWSHGGPWMSIETCAINITNLLINDQYPLVAELNGKIVGELELYIGEEKSLLGKCGYIDVLEVHKDYRKRGVGKALVNKAVEIAKEHECDTVAVWPVKEAVGFYRKCGISEIAYRIVHVEINLNEISAKVQEQYSTTSFPNNYDIIKDMTFVTPRIYSSFAAWIKSRWGYAIEKNRTSIEGCIPELNTCYIIKGLWNNKSAAKLFLWVEDIASINQVLNEIFGIAKKKGITRLHLLIDENVYREIVNKYPHRVLEHEVLLMKKVR, from the coding sequence ATGTCAATTAAGGTACGTATTGCATCTCTTGATGATGTTAAAGGCATTGTCGAGGTTTACTGTTCTTCAGTTAGCAAATGGGTTAAATACATCAATGGTAAGGAAGTCGAAGCTAAATATGATGACCTCACTGTAGCTGAACGATGGAGTCACGGAGGTCCTTGGATGAGTATTGAAACTTGCGCTATAAATATAACCAACCTCCTAATCAACGACCAGTACCCCTTAGTAGCTGAGCTCAATGGTAAAATAGTCGGGGAGCTAGAGCTCTACATAGGTGAGGAGAAAAGTCTCCTCGGCAAATGTGGATATATAGATGTTTTGGAAGTACACAAAGATTATAGAAAAAGAGGTGTTGGTAAAGCACTTGTAAACAAGGCGGTCGAAATAGCTAAAGAGCATGAATGCGACACTGTGGCCGTATGGCCGGTTAAAGAAGCTGTTGGATTCTATAGAAAATGTGGTATATCCGAGATCGCATACAGGATCGTTCATGTAGAAATAAACCTTAATGAAATCAGTGCTAAGGTTCAAGAACAATACTCAACTACTTCATTTCCTAATAACTATGATATTATCAAAGATATGACATTTGTAACCCCTAGGATATATTCATCCTTTGCTGCATGGATAAAAAGTAGATGGGGCTATGCCATAGAGAAGAATAGAACAAGTATCGAGGGTTGTATACCCGAACTAAATACATGTTATATAATTAAGGGTCTTTGGAATAATAAAAGTGCAGCTAAATTATTCTTATGGGTTGAGGATATAGCAAGTATAAACCAAGTGCTAAATGAGATATTCGGGATCGCTAAGAAGAAAGGAATTACCAGACTACATTTACTAATAGATGAAAATGTGTACCGAGAGATCGTGAATAAGTATCCTCACAGGGTTTTAGAACACGAGGTTCTCCTGATGAAAAAAGTAAGATGA
- a CDS encoding flavin reductase family protein, with the protein MEGYRLLYPMRTYLIVSGHGEETNVMAADWVTVVSFDPFIVGVAVAPKRTTHKLIKKYGEFVISVPSLDVLRDVWIAGTKKGPSKLKEMSVTLIPSKKVKVPSIEEALANIECRVIDARSYGDHTFFVGEVVGYTYKDYAFEKGKPNLKAKFLAHVSWSEFVTFSEKVHKAE; encoded by the coding sequence ATGGAAGGCTACAGGTTGTTATATCCAATGAGGACTTACCTCATAGTGTCTGGTCATGGAGAGGAGACAAACGTCATGGCAGCCGATTGGGTGACTGTCGTATCTTTTGATCCATTCATAGTTGGAGTAGCGGTAGCTCCAAAGAGGACAACGCATAAGCTCATAAAGAAGTATGGAGAATTTGTAATAAGCGTCCCAAGTCTTGATGTGCTTAGGGATGTATGGATCGCTGGAACTAAGAAAGGGCCATCAAAGCTTAAAGAGATGAGCGTGACCTTAATTCCTTCAAAGAAAGTTAAGGTTCCAAGCATAGAAGAGGCGTTGGCTAATATAGAGTGTAGAGTCATAGATGCCAGGAGTTATGGAGATCACACATTCTTCGTTGGGGAGGTAGTAGGTTACACATACAAGGATTACGCATTTGAAAAGGGGAAGCCGAATCTAAAAGCTAAGTTCCTTGCTCACGTTTCTTGGAGTGAGTTTGTCACATTCTCAGAGAAAGTTCATAAGGCAGAGTAA
- the thrC gene encoding threonine synthase: MVLRCVVCGREYPEDEVRYRCDCGGLLEVVIDLDKVDTSIFNGRDIKLWKYESWLPVKKRVSLEEGGTPLYRLSNLENELKVKELYAKNEGANPTGSFKDRGMTVGVSKALELGMDKVICASTGNTSASLAAYAAKAGIKAYVLIPSGKIALGKLAQAIIHGAKVIPIKGNFDDALRIVVEASRELGIYMLNSINPFRLEGQKTIAYEIYDQLGKVPDNIILPVGNAGNISAIWKGFKEMYEAGVIDELPRMIGIQAEGASPLVKAWKEKKKFQPEENPETVASAIRIGNPANWIKAWKAVEESGGLFESVSDEEILRAQRLLASREGLFVEPASAASLAGLIKLLESGEISRNESYILITTGHGLKDPNIVIKNFQIPEPIEPTLEAFKEVIK; encoded by the coding sequence ATGGTATTGAGATGTGTAGTTTGCGGAAGAGAATACCCTGAGGACGAAGTTAGGTATAGGTGTGATTGCGGAGGATTGCTGGAGGTAGTTATTGACCTTGATAAGGTTGATACCTCCATTTTCAACGGTAGGGATATAAAGTTATGGAAGTATGAGAGCTGGCTTCCCGTAAAAAAGAGGGTAAGCCTAGAGGAGGGTGGAACTCCCCTTTATAGGTTGTCAAACCTCGAAAATGAGCTAAAAGTGAAGGAGCTTTATGCAAAAAATGAAGGAGCAAATCCAACTGGTTCCTTTAAGGATCGTGGAATGACCGTCGGAGTTTCAAAGGCTCTCGAACTGGGAATGGATAAGGTTATATGTGCATCCACGGGCAATACTTCAGCATCACTAGCAGCTTACGCTGCAAAGGCAGGAATAAAAGCGTACGTTCTAATACCCAGCGGAAAGATAGCATTAGGAAAACTTGCTCAGGCGATAATCCATGGAGCCAAGGTAATCCCAATCAAGGGAAACTTCGACGATGCCCTTAGGATAGTTGTTGAGGCAAGTAGAGAGCTTGGGATATACATGTTGAACTCGATAAATCCATTTAGGCTTGAAGGACAGAAGACAATAGCATATGAGATATACGATCAACTAGGGAAAGTTCCAGACAACATTATCCTCCCAGTTGGAAACGCTGGGAACATTTCCGCGATATGGAAGGGGTTCAAGGAAATGTATGAGGCTGGAGTTATAGATGAGCTTCCCAGGATGATTGGAATTCAAGCTGAAGGTGCCTCTCCTTTAGTGAAAGCTTGGAAGGAGAAGAAAAAGTTTCAACCTGAAGAGAACCCAGAGACTGTTGCCTCTGCAATAAGAATAGGGAATCCAGCAAACTGGATAAAGGCATGGAAAGCTGTTGAAGAGTCTGGAGGATTGTTTGAAAGCGTGAGTGATGAAGAGATACTAAGGGCCCAAAGGCTCCTAGCATCTAGAGAGGGATTATTCGTTGAGCCTGCCTCTGCAGCATCTTTGGCTGGCTTGATTAAGCTACTTGAAAGTGGTGAAATAAGCAGAAATGAGAGTTACATCTTAATAACAACTGGACATGGGTTGAAGGATCCGAACATCGTTATAAAGAACTTTCAGATCCCAGAACCTATAGAACCAACATTAGAAGCTTTTAAGGAGGTAATTAAATGA
- a CDS encoding aspartate kinase yields the protein MEKPVVIKFGGTSVRYAFEEALELVAKLHENMKIIVVVSALAGVTDCLLRLAKGDKSALLEIDEIHEELSQELNVQLEHLIHQLKKTINSKSSFPSEKAFIDEIASFGERFSAKLFSEGLKILGITARPVDSKDVLFVKGEFGNAEVEFKKSAQGVDVLYRMLRRGIVPVVTGYYGNLNGFRATFGRGGSDYSATSIASLVNAKAVLIMSDVEGIYTADPKLVPPARLIHYISYKEAKTAAKLGMKVLHPRAIDPVEGKIPVILGKTRDLKFGTLISHESQGIPIVTHKLLENHAEISVVSVKTNIPLPYEVYEEGDLYFKIKTSKDQFLEVLRDVHRRVVENENLHSSHDGELWTWV from the coding sequence GTGGAGAAACCTGTCGTTATAAAGTTTGGAGGAACTTCAGTAAGGTATGCCTTTGAAGAAGCACTAGAGCTAGTTGCGAAGTTACATGAAAACATGAAAATCATTGTCGTCGTTTCTGCACTTGCAGGAGTTACAGATTGCTTGTTAAGGCTCGCAAAGGGGGATAAATCCGCTCTTCTGGAAATTGATGAAATTCACGAAGAACTATCCCAGGAACTCAACGTTCAGCTTGAGCATTTAATACATCAACTTAAAAAGACGATAAATTCTAAATCAAGTTTCCCCTCAGAAAAGGCATTTATAGACGAAATAGCATCTTTTGGAGAGAGATTTTCTGCCAAACTATTCTCAGAGGGTCTTAAAATACTCGGAATTACCGCCAGGCCTGTTGACTCTAAGGATGTTCTCTTTGTTAAAGGGGAGTTTGGAAATGCAGAAGTGGAGTTTAAGAAGAGTGCTCAGGGAGTAGATGTTCTCTATCGCATGCTTAGGAGAGGAATCGTTCCTGTTGTTACTGGATACTATGGAAATCTGAACGGGTTCCGAGCAACTTTTGGAAGAGGAGGAAGTGATTATTCGGCAACATCTATAGCGAGTCTAGTAAATGCTAAAGCCGTTCTAATAATGAGCGACGTTGAGGGAATTTATACTGCAGATCCAAAGCTAGTGCCTCCTGCAAGACTAATTCATTACATTTCCTACAAAGAAGCAAAAACAGCTGCAAAATTGGGTATGAAGGTTCTTCATCCAAGAGCCATCGATCCAGTAGAAGGAAAGATCCCAGTCATTCTTGGAAAAACTAGGGATCTAAAATTTGGAACGCTAATTTCTCATGAATCCCAGGGAATTCCAATTGTTACCCACAAGTTACTAGAAAATCATGCCGAAATATCTGTTGTATCAGTTAAAACAAATATTCCCTTACCTTACGAAGTTTATGAGGAAGGAGATCTATACTTTAAGATAAAAACTTCCAAGGATCAGTTTCTGGAAGTTTTAAGGGACGTGCACAGGAGAGTTGTTGAAAATGAGAATCTGCACTCCAGCCACGATGGTGAACTTTGGACTTGGGTTTGA
- a CDS encoding ribosome biogenesis/translation initiation ATPase RLI, translating into MRIAVIDYDKCNPDKCGHFLCERVCPVNRMGGEAIIIDEENNRPIIQEASCTGCGICVHKCPFKAISIVNLPEQLEEDCVHRYGVNAFVLYRLPVVKDGMVVGIVGPNGTGKTTAVKILAGQLIPNLCCDNDSWDDVIKAFRGSELQNYFEKLKNGEIKPVVKPQYVDLLPKAVKGKVGELLKKVDETGKFEEIVKVLELEKVLEREIDQLSGGELQRVAIAAAILRKAHFYFFDEPSSYLDIRQRLNVARVIRRLADEGKAVLVVEHDLAVLDYLSDIVHIVYGEPGVYGIFSQPKGTRNGINEFLQGYLKDENVRFRPYEIKFTKLSERVEVERETLVEYPRLVKDYGSFKLEVEPGEIRKGEVIGIVGPNGIGKTTFVKMLAGVEEPTEGKVEWDLTVAYKPQYIKAEYEGTVYDLLSKIDASKLNSNFYKTELLKPLGIIDLYDKNVNELSGGELQRVAIAATLLRDADIYLLDEPSAYLDVEQRLATSRAIRHLMEKNEKTALVVEHDVLMIDYVSDRLIVFEGEPSKYGKALPPMGMREGMNRFLASVGITFRRDPDTGRPRANKEGSVKDREQKEKGEYYYTD; encoded by the coding sequence ATGAGGATTGCTGTCATCGATTATGATAAGTGTAACCCAGATAAGTGTGGTCATTTCCTTTGTGAGCGAGTTTGCCCTGTCAATAGGATGGGAGGGGAAGCTATAATAATCGATGAGGAGAACAACAGGCCAATAATTCAGGAGGCAAGCTGTACTGGTTGCGGAATCTGTGTCCATAAGTGTCCTTTCAAGGCTATTAGCATAGTAAACCTCCCAGAGCAACTTGAAGAGGACTGCGTTCACCGCTATGGCGTCAACGCCTTCGTCCTCTATAGACTTCCCGTGGTTAAAGATGGGATGGTTGTTGGAATAGTAGGGCCAAATGGGACTGGAAAAACTACGGCAGTCAAAATACTCGCTGGGCAATTAATACCTAACTTATGTTGCGACAATGATTCCTGGGATGACGTGATAAAAGCATTTAGAGGTAGTGAACTTCAGAACTACTTTGAAAAGCTAAAGAATGGAGAGATAAAACCTGTAGTTAAGCCACAGTACGTGGATTTATTACCTAAGGCCGTTAAGGGTAAAGTTGGAGAGTTATTAAAGAAAGTTGATGAAACCGGAAAGTTTGAGGAAATCGTCAAGGTACTGGAACTAGAGAAAGTTTTGGAGAGGGAGATAGATCAACTTTCAGGTGGGGAGCTTCAGAGGGTTGCGATAGCTGCAGCAATCCTCAGAAAAGCACACTTCTACTTCTTTGATGAGCCTTCAAGTTATCTTGACATAAGGCAGAGACTTAACGTAGCTAGGGTAATAAGGAGGCTTGCGGATGAAGGAAAAGCGGTGCTCGTTGTTGAGCACGATTTAGCAGTTCTCGATTATCTAAGCGATATAGTTCACATAGTCTATGGAGAGCCGGGAGTTTACGGAATATTCTCACAGCCTAAGGGAACTAGAAATGGAATAAACGAATTCCTCCAGGGGTACCTAAAGGATGAAAACGTTCGTTTTAGGCCATACGAGATAAAGTTCACGAAGTTGAGTGAGAGGGTAGAAGTGGAGAGGGAAACCCTAGTTGAGTATCCAAGGTTAGTGAAAGATTACGGGAGCTTTAAACTTGAGGTGGAACCAGGAGAAATCAGGAAGGGAGAAGTCATTGGAATAGTTGGACCCAATGGAATAGGAAAGACAACCTTCGTCAAGATGCTTGCCGGGGTTGAGGAACCTACCGAAGGGAAAGTTGAGTGGGATCTAACGGTTGCTTATAAGCCACAATATATTAAGGCGGAGTACGAGGGGACGGTGTATGACCTCTTGAGTAAGATAGATGCCTCAAAGCTTAACAGCAACTTCTACAAAACTGAGCTTTTGAAGCCCTTGGGGATTATAGATCTGTACGATAAGAACGTTAATGAACTCTCAGGTGGAGAGCTTCAGAGGGTTGCGATAGCCGCTACACTTCTTAGGGATGCCGACATTTATCTACTCGACGAGCCTTCAGCATACCTAGATGTTGAGCAAAGGTTAGCAACTTCAAGGGCCATAAGACACCTCATGGAGAAGAATGAGAAGACTGCTTTGGTTGTGGAGCATGATGTTTTAATGATAGACTACGTCAGCGATAGGCTGATAGTGTTTGAGGGTGAACCAAGTAAATATGGGAAGGCTTTACCTCCAATGGGGATGAGAGAGGGAATGAACAGGTTCTTGGCTTCTGTTGGAATAACGTTCAGAAGGGATCCCGACACTGGAAGACCAAGGGCGAACAAGGAGGGAAGTGTAAAGGATAGGGAGCAGAAAGAGAAAGGCGAATACTACTATACTGACTAA
- a CDS encoding DUF257 family protein: MERLEDLFEKSKFGELILFEYNSTTPLLFIVYPLIKWAREKGYPLVIFDIFDSLTIYTKQAEMLGIKDKLYEGANIVKIGGRMNLGNIILKISIIEYGPFEKTLEDTLEKAYGERENVISIVLGTEKIFSFYPFRDQFMFSNFLALKTGDRRRKAFYFVNVDLLEKISPPMGPLLEEEFTTVVKLTKEDNKIKMKVIKSLNPELDGMELKVNAHTLIASNR, from the coding sequence ATGGAGAGACTGGAAGACCTGTTTGAGAAGTCAAAATTTGGGGAGTTAATACTTTTTGAGTATAACAGCACAACTCCGCTCCTGTTCATTGTGTATCCATTGATTAAATGGGCCAGAGAGAAAGGATATCCCCTTGTAATATTTGATATATTCGACTCCTTAACCATTTACACGAAGCAAGCTGAGATGCTGGGAATAAAGGATAAGCTGTATGAAGGGGCCAACATCGTAAAGATTGGGGGGAGAATGAATCTTGGAAACATCATTTTGAAAATTTCAATAATCGAGTATGGACCCTTTGAAAAGACATTAGAAGACACCCTGGAGAAGGCTTACGGAGAAAGGGAAAACGTTATCTCGATAGTTCTTGGAACTGAAAAGATCTTCTCATTTTATCCCTTCAGAGATCAGTTTATGTTCTCAAATTTCTTGGCCCTAAAAACTGGAGATAGGAGGAGAAAGGCCTTTTATTTTGTAAATGTAGACTTGCTAGAGAAGATTTCCCCACCTATGGGTCCCCTATTGGAGGAGGAATTCACGACGGTTGTTAAGTTAACGAAAGAGGATAACAAGATAAAGATGAAGGTAATTAAGAGCTTAAATCCCGAATTAGATGGAATGGAACTAAAGGTTAATGCTCATACTCTAATTGCCTCCAATAGATGA